In one window of Acidobacteriota bacterium DNA:
- the queA gene encoding tRNA preQ1(34) S-adenosylmethionine ribosyltransferase-isomerase QueA, with the protein MMIVDRAGANVRHAQVTDLPDTLRPGDLLVLNDTRVIPARLFGVKADGGAAVELLLLRRLDDGTWKAMVRPGRRLRDGAEIRLPAGARARVAGAFDDGTRAIALDTPVPLDEYLDAYGATPLPPYIRRTGSQDEAFHRLRYQTVFAREPGSVAAPTAGLHFTPAVLHRLAQLGVETVTLTLHVGLGTFKPVQVEDITRHQMDPEGYTLTHDAAARIQAAREAGRRVVAVGTTVTRTLEHLARSRDGRIVPGSGWTSLFIYPGHEFRVVGALLTNFHLPGSTLLMLVAAFAGREFILSCYRQAVDAGYRFYSYGDCMLIV; encoded by the coding sequence ATGATGATCGTCGACCGGGCGGGGGCGAACGTCCGCCACGCGCAGGTGACCGACCTGCCCGACACGCTGCGGCCGGGCGACCTGCTGGTGCTCAACGACACCCGGGTCATTCCCGCCCGGCTGTTCGGTGTCAAGGCGGACGGCGGCGCCGCCGTGGAGCTCCTGCTGCTGCGCCGGCTTGACGACGGGACCTGGAAGGCGATGGTCCGCCCCGGCCGCCGGCTGCGGGACGGGGCGGAGATTCGCCTGCCGGCCGGTGCCCGGGCGCGCGTCGCCGGCGCCTTCGACGACGGCACCCGGGCCATCGCGCTGGACACACCGGTGCCGCTGGACGAATATCTGGACGCCTATGGCGCCACGCCGCTCCCGCCCTACATCCGTCGCACCGGCTCTCAGGACGAGGCCTTCCACCGCCTCCGCTACCAGACGGTCTTCGCGCGGGAGCCGGGTTCGGTGGCGGCGCCCACCGCCGGACTCCACTTCACGCCGGCGGTGCTGCATCGTTTGGCGCAGCTGGGAGTTGAGACCGTCACTCTGACGCTCCATGTGGGACTGGGCACCTTCAAGCCGGTCCAGGTTGAGGACATCACCCGGCACCAGATGGATCCGGAGGGCTACACGCTGACCCACGACGCGGCCGCCCGGATTCAGGCGGCGCGCGAGGCGGGGCGGCGGGTGGTGGCGGTGGGGACGACGGTGACGCGAACGCTGGAACATCTGGCCCGCAGCCGCGACGGCCGGATCGTCCCCGGCAGCGGCTGGACCAGCCTGTTCATCTATCCCGGTCACGAGTTCCGGGTCGTGGGCGCTTTGCTCACAAACTTCCACCTGCCGGGATCCACCCTGTTGATGTTGGTGGCGGCGTTCGCGGGGCGAGAGTTCATCCTCTCATGCTACCGCCAGGCGGTGGACGCCGGGTACCGCTTCTACAGCTACGGCGACTGCATGCTCATCGTCTGA